Proteins from one Labrenzia sp. CE80 genomic window:
- a CDS encoding D-glycerate dehydrogenase: MSDRPRLWLPRKVSDATIARAKKNYDVILNEADGVSSAEQIIDMSRQVDAIMPCHSEIFSADVVEQLDPRLKILANHSVGTDHCDLTALKAKGIVVTNTPDVLSDATAEIAMLLMLGTARRAVEGDRLVRSGKWNFWSPSFMVGKQVSGARLGIIGMGRVGKAFAKKARGFDMEIHYYNRSRLPDTEESGATYHATIESLLPNADFLSLHCPATPETRHLLDTETIALLPDGAIVINTARGALVDETALLAALNSGKLTAAGLDCFETEPGGNSEFSAQDNIFMLPHIGSATVRTRDAMGFRALDNLDAFFAGREPRDQL; the protein is encoded by the coding sequence ATGAGTGACCGGCCCCGTCTCTGGCTGCCTCGCAAGGTTTCAGACGCCACGATCGCAAGGGCGAAGAAAAACTATGATGTGATCCTTAATGAAGCTGACGGCGTCAGCTCAGCGGAGCAGATCATCGACATGAGCCGGCAGGTGGACGCAATCATGCCTTGCCATTCGGAGATCTTCTCTGCGGATGTGGTGGAGCAGCTGGATCCGAGGCTGAAGATCCTGGCGAACCATTCGGTCGGCACCGATCACTGCGATCTGACGGCGCTGAAAGCCAAAGGCATCGTGGTGACCAACACGCCCGACGTGCTTTCCGATGCTACGGCTGAAATCGCGATGCTTCTAATGCTCGGAACTGCGCGGCGCGCGGTTGAAGGGGACAGACTTGTCCGAAGCGGAAAGTGGAACTTCTGGAGCCCCTCCTTCATGGTCGGAAAGCAGGTCAGTGGCGCGCGTCTTGGCATCATCGGCATGGGCCGTGTCGGCAAGGCCTTTGCAAAAAAGGCGCGCGGTTTTGACATGGAAATTCACTACTACAATCGCTCGCGCCTGCCGGACACCGAAGAAAGTGGCGCCACATACCACGCTACAATCGAGAGCCTGCTGCCGAACGCCGATTTCCTGTCGCTTCATTGCCCAGCAACCCCTGAAACGCGCCATCTTCTGGACACCGAAACGATCGCTCTCCTGCCGGACGGTGCAATCGTCATCAACACGGCCCGCGGCGCGCTTGTCGACGAGACCGCACTCCTCGCCGCTCTTAACTCAGGTAAGCTGACGGCGGCCGGACTTGACTGTTTCGAGACCGAGCCTGGCGGCAATTCTGAGTTCTCCGCGCAGGACAACATCTTCATGCTGCCTCATATCGGCAGCGCGACAGTCAGAACCCGAGACGCCATGGGCTTTCGGGCGCTCGACAATCTGGACGCATTTTTCGCGGGCAGAGAACCAAGGGACCAGCTTTAG
- a CDS encoding amidase, which translates to MNHMTAQQDPVQLTASEAARKIREGLLTSTDLVKACLARIEATDGQLKAWAHLDPEQALAQASEMDGIRRAGRQLGSLHGVPVGLKDIIDSKGLPAERGSPIFAGRVPNEDAAVTERLRDAGAVILGKTKTTEVAFVHPTDTVNPHNANHTPGGSSSGSAAAVAAYQVPLALGTQTNGSVIRPASFCGAYGFKPTRGVISREGVLQTSISLDQIGVFARSAEDTALIADVLKGYDQRDAKSYPRPRPAMLEGYHAAPPAEPALAWIVLPFADRMSADAIAGFKELRSELSARIEMVPAPPAFAGLVETQRILHEYEICQHLQETFEAHWDQISDTLKPVIERGRKITHTAYEDALTQMQASEDFFRAFFMDYDAILTPAASGEAPVLGPTTGDPIFCTLWTLAGLPSLSMPLMVGETGLPIGVQIVGAQEEDGRLLRTARWLIDRLQANAA; encoded by the coding sequence ATGAACCACATGACGGCTCAGCAGGACCCCGTTCAACTGACAGCGAGCGAGGCCGCCCGGAAGATCCGGGAAGGCCTCCTCACATCCACCGATCTGGTGAAGGCTTGTCTTGCACGGATCGAAGCGACAGACGGCCAACTCAAGGCATGGGCACATCTGGATCCAGAACAAGCCCTCGCCCAGGCTTCTGAAATGGACGGCATCCGCCGGGCAGGACGGCAGCTTGGCAGCCTGCACGGCGTACCGGTCGGACTGAAGGACATCATCGACAGCAAAGGCCTTCCAGCAGAACGCGGATCGCCGATTTTTGCGGGCCGCGTGCCAAATGAAGATGCGGCAGTGACAGAGCGGCTGCGAGATGCAGGAGCTGTGATCCTCGGCAAGACCAAGACCACAGAGGTTGCGTTTGTGCATCCGACCGACACGGTCAATCCGCACAACGCCAACCACACCCCCGGGGGCTCTTCCAGCGGCTCGGCCGCAGCGGTTGCCGCCTACCAGGTTCCGCTCGCTCTCGGCACTCAAACGAATGGCTCCGTGATCCGGCCGGCGTCGTTTTGCGGGGCCTATGGCTTCAAGCCGACCCGCGGGGTCATTTCACGCGAAGGTGTGCTTCAGACGTCAATTTCCCTCGATCAGATCGGTGTTTTCGCCCGCTCTGCCGAGGACACAGCCCTGATCGCCGATGTTCTCAAGGGCTATGATCAAAGGGATGCCAAGAGCTATCCGCGGCCACGGCCTGCGATGCTTGAGGGCTACCATGCAGCGCCCCCAGCGGAACCGGCCCTGGCGTGGATCGTATTACCCTTTGCTGATCGGATGTCTGCAGATGCAATCGCTGGGTTTAAAGAGCTTCGCAGCGAACTTAGCGCTCGGATTGAGATGGTGCCTGCCCCACCTGCTTTTGCGGGATTGGTGGAGACGCAGCGTATCCTTCATGAATACGAGATCTGCCAACACCTCCAGGAGACCTTTGAGGCCCATTGGGACCAGATCAGCGACACCCTGAAGCCTGTGATCGAGCGAGGCCGCAAGATCACGCACACCGCCTACGAAGACGCGCTCACGCAGATGCAGGCATCTGAGGATTTTTTCCGTGCCTTCTTCATGGACTATGACGCAATCCTGACACCAGCTGCGTCTGGAGAAGCCCCAGTGCTGGGCCCCACAACAGGCGACCCGATCTTCTGCACATTATGGACACTGGCGGGACTTCCGAGCCTCTCCATGCCCTTGATGGTCGGAGAAACAGGCTTGCCAATTGGTGTGCAGATCGTCGGCGCTCAAGAAGAAGACGGCCGTCTTCTCAGAACCGCGAGATGGTTGATCGATAGACTGCAGGCCAACGCGGCCTAA
- a CDS encoding FCD domain-containing protein, translated as MFRKVDQGRTADAAAKQIEELILRGVLNPGDRLPPERDLCVEMDVSRPVLREALKLLEERNLLTSRQGGGTFVADVIGPIFSDAVIAMIERHPSATADYLEFRRDMEATAASHAANRASATDHRTLKEIIDRMEAAHLAEDHRQEAELDIELHQAIGEAAHNVILLHSLRSCYRLLSNGVFFNRQRLYDHPTARATLLEQHKEIVDRITSGDAAGARDASQRHVNFVRSSLAEAEDIHNRDELADLRRQQRHQST; from the coding sequence ATGTTTCGCAAGGTCGATCAGGGCCGCACCGCAGATGCTGCCGCCAAACAAATCGAAGAGTTGATCCTGCGTGGCGTGCTGAACCCAGGCGATCGCCTCCCCCCGGAACGCGACCTCTGCGTCGAGATGGATGTTTCACGCCCGGTCCTCCGAGAGGCCTTGAAGCTCCTCGAAGAACGCAATCTTCTGACAAGTCGCCAGGGAGGCGGAACCTTTGTCGCAGACGTCATCGGACCGATCTTCTCCGATGCCGTTATCGCGATGATTGAAAGACATCCCTCCGCAACAGCCGACTACCTGGAATTTCGCCGGGACATGGAGGCGACTGCAGCAAGTCACGCCGCTAACAGAGCGAGCGCAACGGATCATCGAACGCTCAAAGAAATCATCGACCGGATGGAGGCTGCGCATCTCGCTGAAGATCACCGGCAGGAAGCAGAACTCGATATTGAGTTGCACCAAGCTATTGGTGAAGCCGCTCACAATGTCATCTTGTTGCACAGCCTGCGATCTTGTTACCGATTGCTGTCAAACGGTGTCTTTTTCAACCGTCAGCGTCTCTACGATCACCCGACCGCCCGAGCCACACTGCTGGAACAGCACAAAGAGATCGTTGATCGGATCACATCCGGCGATGCAGCAGGCGCCCGTGATGCCTCCCAGCGCCATGTCAACTTTGTTCGCAGCTCACTTGCCGAAGCCGAAGACATTCACAACCGCGACGAGCTTGCCGATCTCCGACGGCAACAAAGACATCAATCAACATAG
- a CDS encoding TRAP transporter large permease subunit, which produces MTNPEVAILMLCLFIGLVLLGFPIAFTLLAMGVGFGYYAYYQGGIETLSDVFTNNIFYLLNQNTYSVMENDTLVAIPLFLFMGYVVERANIVDRLFYSLQMAARNLPGSMAIAALITCAVFSTASGIVGAVVTLMGLLAFPAMASANYNKQFASGVICAGGTLGILIPPSIMLIVYAAIAELSPLRLYAAAVFPGLMLAGLYIVYVIARVWVNPQIAPKPRQEDIPPVAKIYTDLLVSFVPLTVLIMLVLGSILGGLATPAEAAAMGALGGLVLAAIYRSLTWRKVKESVFLTAKATAMVCWLFVGSWTFASVFSYLGGHDVIEHWFLGMNLEPWQFLVMVQLIIFFLGWPLEWSEILIIFVPIFLPMLDTFGVNPYFFAMLVALNLQTSFLTPPMAMSAYYLKGVLRDEIELVEIFKGILPYLGIVIFSMVLMYQFPGIALWLPDQLFGPYIP; this is translated from the coding sequence ATGACGAACCCCGAAGTCGCGATCCTGATGTTGTGCCTGTTCATCGGACTGGTGCTGCTCGGCTTTCCGATCGCCTTTACCCTCCTCGCCATGGGCGTTGGATTTGGCTACTATGCCTACTATCAGGGCGGCATTGAAACGCTCTCCGATGTCTTCACCAACAACATCTTCTATCTCCTAAATCAGAACACCTATTCGGTGATGGAGAACGACACACTTGTCGCCATCCCCCTATTCCTGTTCATGGGCTATGTGGTTGAGCGAGCCAATATCGTCGACCGGCTGTTTTATTCCCTGCAGATGGCAGCTCGGAACCTTCCCGGTTCGATGGCAATTGCAGCTCTGATCACCTGCGCAGTTTTCTCGACGGCGTCCGGGATCGTTGGCGCGGTCGTTACTCTCATGGGTCTGCTGGCGTTTCCCGCGATGGCGAGCGCGAACTACAACAAGCAATTTGCCTCAGGCGTGATCTGCGCGGGCGGGACTCTCGGCATTCTCATCCCTCCGTCGATCATGTTGATTGTCTATGCGGCCATTGCCGAGCTGTCTCCGCTGCGCCTGTATGCAGCGGCCGTCTTTCCCGGACTGATGCTCGCCGGCCTTTACATCGTCTATGTGATTGCCCGGGTCTGGGTGAACCCACAGATCGCCCCCAAGCCACGGCAGGAGGACATTCCGCCGGTTGCCAAAATCTATACGGACCTCCTGGTTTCTTTCGTCCCGCTCACCGTTTTGATCATGCTTGTGCTCGGCTCAATCCTGGGAGGTCTTGCCACTCCGGCGGAAGCCGCAGCAATGGGTGCCCTCGGGGGGCTTGTTCTGGCCGCTATCTATCGCTCGCTCACCTGGCGCAAGGTCAAGGAAAGCGTTTTCCTGACGGCGAAAGCGACAGCAATGGTCTGCTGGCTCTTCGTTGGATCCTGGACCTTCGCCTCGGTGTTCTCCTATCTGGGCGGACATGATGTGATCGAGCACTGGTTCCTGGGCATGAACCTGGAGCCGTGGCAATTCCTGGTCATGGTCCAGCTGATCATCTTCTTCCTTGGCTGGCCTCTGGAATGGTCAGAGATCCTGATCATCTTTGTTCCGATTTTCCTGCCGATGCTGGATACCTTCGGGGTGAACCCGTATTTCTTTGCCATGCTCGTCGCGCTGAACCTTCAGACCTCTTTCCTGACGCCGCCGATGGCCATGTCTGCCTATTACCTAAAAGGAGTTTTGCGAGACGAGATCGAGCTTGTAGAGATCTTCAAGGGTATCCTACCGTATCTGGGCATCGTCATCTTCTCCATGGTGCTGATGTATCAGTTCCCTGGCATTGCCCTGTGGCTGCCTGATCAGCTCTTTGGACCCTACATCCCATGA
- a CDS encoding TRAP transporter substrate-binding protein — protein MTNNLNRRRFLKGSALAATATAGTLAAPAVARAEPTVLKVQAAWGGGIFLENAQSYVDRVHAMAGNDLKIDLLAVNSVVKTSQMQDAVHRGVLDGAHYVSAYWYSKSKAASLFGTGPCFGWSSQEMLGWIHYGGGQQLFDELMASLGLNVVSFFNSPMPAQPLGWFKDEIKDASQMNGLKYRTVGLAADVLLEMGMSVVQLPGGEIQPAMKSGLIDAAEFNNPTSDRDFGMQDVSKHYHLASFHQSQECFEITFNKKKYESLPTELQAILKYASEAENSNFYWHNTKRYAEDLNKLQNEQGVNVYRTPDTVMAEQLKAWDIVIDRISGEDEFFAQVVASQKAYAKDVMNYLNLNQPDYKLAYNHYFG, from the coding sequence ATGACTAATAATTTAAACCGGAGACGGTTTCTGAAAGGCAGTGCGCTCGCTGCGACCGCTACCGCAGGCACCTTGGCTGCTCCCGCAGTTGCGCGCGCGGAGCCTACCGTTCTGAAAGTACAAGCGGCATGGGGCGGCGGCATCTTTCTTGAAAATGCCCAGTCCTATGTTGACCGCGTCCACGCGATGGCAGGGAACGACCTGAAGATCGATCTTCTTGCTGTCAACTCCGTGGTCAAAACCAGCCAGATGCAGGACGCGGTGCACCGCGGCGTTCTCGACGGTGCCCATTACGTTTCCGCCTATTGGTACTCGAAATCAAAAGCCGCTTCGCTGTTCGGTACAGGACCTTGCTTTGGCTGGTCCTCCCAAGAAATGCTTGGCTGGATCCACTACGGCGGCGGCCAACAACTGTTCGACGAGCTGATGGCCTCTCTCGGCCTCAACGTCGTCTCCTTCTTCAACAGCCCTATGCCAGCCCAGCCGCTTGGCTGGTTCAAGGACGAGATCAAAGACGCATCTCAGATGAATGGCCTGAAGTACCGGACTGTCGGTCTGGCAGCCGATGTTCTTCTGGAAATGGGAATGTCTGTTGTTCAGCTGCCTGGAGGCGAGATCCAACCTGCGATGAAGTCAGGTCTGATCGATGCTGCCGAGTTCAACAACCCGACCTCGGATCGTGACTTTGGTATGCAGGACGTGTCCAAGCACTACCATCTCGCATCCTTCCATCAGAGCCAGGAGTGCTTTGAAATCACGTTCAACAAGAAGAAGTACGAGAGCCTCCCGACTGAGCTTCAGGCCATCTTGAAATATGCTTCAGAGGCTGAAAACTCCAACTTCTATTGGCACAACACCAAGCGCTATGCGGAAGATCTGAACAAGCTGCAAAATGAGCAGGGCGTGAATGTCTACCGGACGCCTGACACGGTAATGGCGGAGCAACTCAAGGCCTGGGACATCGTGATTGATCGCATTTCCGGGGAAGACGAGTTCTTCGCGCAGGTGGTCGCGTCGCAGAAGGCATATGCGAAGGATGTGATGAACTATCTCAATCTCAATCAGCCCGATTACAAGCTGGCGTACAACCACTACTTCGGCTGA
- a CDS encoding TRAP transporter small permease subunit, whose amino-acid sequence MIKLIYAIEGLSVWVGRAFGWCILILTLSVSYEVFVRYVLNAPTVWAFDMMVQMYGALLLMAGPYALAQDSHVRGDVVYRLFPVRWQARIDFVLYILFFFPGMLALFWYGAEIAADSWRYKEVSWNSPARIQIYFFKTLIPIAGFLLMLQGFSEMLRCWRAMKTGVWMPRLDDVKETEDILTEAPLTAKPGSGA is encoded by the coding sequence GTGATAAAACTGATTTACGCTATCGAAGGCTTGAGTGTGTGGGTTGGCCGCGCTTTCGGCTGGTGCATCCTGATCCTCACCCTTTCCGTTTCCTATGAGGTGTTCGTCCGCTACGTGCTGAACGCCCCCACCGTTTGGGCCTTTGACATGATGGTCCAGATGTATGGCGCCCTGCTGCTCATGGCAGGCCCTTACGCATTGGCTCAGGACTCTCACGTTCGGGGTGATGTCGTGTATCGGCTGTTTCCGGTACGCTGGCAGGCACGGATCGATTTCGTGCTCTACATCCTGTTCTTCTTCCCCGGCATGCTCGCGTTGTTTTGGTACGGCGCGGAGATCGCGGCGGACAGCTGGCGCTACAAGGAAGTCAGCTGGAACAGCCCGGCGCGCATCCAGATCTACTTCTTCAAGACCCTCATTCCGATCGCAGGCTTCCTGCTCATGCTTCAGGGTTTTTCCGAGATGCTCCGCTGCTGGCGCGCGATGAAAACCGGCGTCTGGATGCCACGGCTGGATGATGTGAAGGAAACCGAGGATATCCTCACAGAGGCCCCCTTAACGGCAAAACCGGGTTCCGGCGCCTAG